One segment of Oncorhynchus keta strain PuntledgeMale-10-30-2019 unplaced genomic scaffold, Oket_V2 Un_contig_1599_pilon_pilon, whole genome shotgun sequence DNA contains the following:
- the si:ch1073-228j22.2 gene encoding SPRY domain-containing SOCS box protein 2: protein MGLSLSGWLGGIPAKMKKDAPSSSSFLPLSIPTSSRLSLLLNSSPVDPGDPRCRWSPTHCSPHFLLSQCGEEVTRAPTQQISDGARGEKGERGGMHVWEVLWCPTHRGSHAVIGVSTEHCPLQTSGYTALMGGDSQSWGWELTNNQLWHAGQALGRYPGERGVQAEEQSVSPPHPVPERVLLVLDADTGTLGYVVDDCFLGMAFKDLPQGVELFPAISSVRGGAFIRLRYLNGATREPPALMALCGLSIHVCMGKERETQTDRLPLPPPLQRYILPSM from the exons ATGGGTCTGTCACTGTCTGGATGGCTGGGTGGCATCCCAGCGAAGATGAAGAAGGatgctccctcctcttcctccttcctcccgcTGTCcatccctacctcctcccgcctTTCActcctcctaaactcctctcccgTTGACCCTGGAGACCCCCGGTGCCGCTGGAGCCCCACACACTGTTCACCTCACTTCCTGCTGTCCCAGTGCGGGGAGGAAGTGACACGCGCACCCACCCAGCAGATCAGCGACGGGGCtcggggggagaagggggaaaggggaggaATGCACGTCTGGGAGGTGCTCTGGTGTCCCACCCACAGAGGAAGTCATGCTGTGATTGGTGTATCTACAGAGCACTGCCCGCTACAAACCTCTGGTTACACTGCACTGATGGGCGGAGACTCACAGTCCTGGGGATGGGAACTCACAAACAATCAGCTATGGCATGCAGGGCAAGCCCTGGGGAGATACCCCGGGGAGAGAGGGGTGCAGGCGGAAGAGCAATCTGTGTCCCCCCCTCACCCTGTCCCAGAGCGCGTGCTGCTGGTTCTGGACGCGGACACAGGAACTCTGGGATATGTAGTAGATGACTGCTTCCTGGGCATGGCCTTTAAGGACCTCCCCCAAGGGGTGGAGCTTTTCCCAGCCATCAGCAGCGTAAGGGGTGGAGCCTTCATACGACTACGCTACCTCAACGGAGCTACCC GTGAGCCTCCTGCACTGATGGCTCTCTGTGGTCTGTCCATCCATGTGtgcatggggaaagagagagagactcagacagacagactgcctctgcctcctcctcttcaACGCTACATCCTGCCCAGCatgtga